From the genome of Thermogutta terrifontis, one region includes:
- a CDS encoding helix-turn-helix domain-containing protein: MRKKYIVRLTEEERQKCQEIIRKLKGTSQKVRRAQILLKADADGPAWTDQRIAEAFGCRRQTVEKIRQRFVERGFEETLEGKSRSGPPANKILDGEVEAKIIATRLGPPPAGYGQWTLRLLARRLVELKVVESISHETVRRALKKTRSRRGRFSTG, translated from the coding sequence GTGCGAAAGAAGTATATTGTCCGGCTGACCGAGGAGGAACGTCAGAAATGTCAGGAAATCATTCGCAAGCTGAAGGGGACCAGCCAGAAGGTCCGTCGCGCTCAGATTTTGCTGAAGGCGGACGCGGACGGTCCAGCTTGGACGGACCAACGCATTGCCGAAGCGTTCGGGTGTCGGCGGCAGACGGTAGAGAAGATTCGTCAGCGTTTTGTGGAACGGGGTTTTGAGGAGACGCTGGAAGGGAAGAGCCGGTCGGGGCCACCAGCGAACAAGATTCTGGATGGGGAGGTGGAAGCGAAAATCATTGCCACCCGTTTGGGGCCGCCGCCTGCGGGTTACGGTCAGTGGACGCTTCGCCTCCTGGCCCGTCGGTTGGTGGAGCTGAAAGTGGTGGAATCGATCAGCCACGAGACAGTACGCCGGGCGCTAAAAAAAACGAGATCACGGCGCGGAAGATTCAGTACTGGGTGA
- a CDS encoding transposase — protein MIPPEADAEFAAQMEEVLEVYCRPYDPLHPVVCMDEQPVQLVKEVRRPIPATRGHARRVDYEYERAGTAAIFLFCEPLVGWRQATARERRTKSDWATEVAALLDGRYADCERITLICDNLNTHTKGAFYEVFPAERARQYVRRIEFVYTPKHGS, from the coding sequence GTGATACCGCCGGAGGCGGATGCGGAGTTTGCCGCTCAGATGGAAGAGGTGCTGGAAGTGTATTGTCGGCCGTATGATCCGTTGCATCCGGTCGTTTGCATGGACGAGCAGCCGGTGCAGTTGGTGAAGGAAGTGCGGCGTCCGATTCCGGCGACGAGAGGGCATGCCCGGCGAGTGGATTACGAGTATGAACGAGCGGGGACGGCGGCGATCTTCCTGTTTTGCGAGCCCTTGGTCGGCTGGCGTCAGGCGACGGCGCGGGAACGTCGGACGAAGAGCGACTGGGCCACGGAGGTGGCGGCGCTTTTGGACGGGCGTTACGCGGACTGTGAGCGGATCACGCTGATCTGTGACAACCTGAACACGCACACGAAGGGGGCGTTTTACGAGGTGTTCCCAGCGGAGCGGGCTCGTCAGTACGTTCGTCGCATTGAGTTTGTTTACACGCCGAAACACGGCAGTTGA
- a CDS encoding DUF4189 domain-containing protein, protein MKRQRNWGLLVGSVAMATLAWLALLQGRTALAEDDGKCPRYAAIALDDFTGSYGYAYNYSTRKEAEEAAIRWAGRNARVILSTTAPYFAFARGPLGGWGTGTGNTYWEAATAALVNARKHALSPQLKFCRYNGPDTTPH, encoded by the coding sequence ATGAAACGTCAACGTAACTGGGGATTGCTGGTTGGTTCTGTGGCCATGGCCACGTTAGCCTGGTTGGCTCTTTTGCAGGGACGCACGGCACTAGCCGAAGATGATGGTAAGTGCCCGCGTTATGCGGCGATCGCGCTCGACGATTTCACAGGGAGTTATGGCTATGCCTACAATTATTCGACCCGCAAGGAAGCGGAAGAGGCCGCAATTCGCTGGGCGGGTCGCAATGCACGGGTCATTTTGAGTACGACAGCCCCATATTTCGCGTTTGCGCGTGGGCCATTGGGAGGCTGGGGCACGGGAACAGGTAACACCTACTGGGAGGCTGCGACAGCCGCCCTCGTGAACGCGCGAAAGCACGCCCTGTCGCCCCAGCTTAAGTTTTGTCGTTACAACGGCCCTGACACGACTCCGCATTGA
- a CDS encoding serine/threonine-protein kinase, with protein sequence MPLLPAVQSANDQGLVDEGGLVMVTGEQFWQSLQASGLFSSEDLERYRNRWFKEGLPDSGEELARELVRHGVLTSFQAGCLLRGKTKFLVLGEYEILDQLGKGGMGVVFKARHRRMERVVALKTLPPQAMKDPESVQRFYREVKAAARLSHPNIVTAYDAGEQHGIHYLVMEYVDGQDLASLVKEHGPMPLEEALECVLQAARGLAYAHSQGVIHRDIKPSNLLVDRSGVVKILDMGLARLMFDPAKDGVTGDQLTATGQVMGTCDYMAPEQAVSTHRVDGRADIYSLGCTLYRLLTGEPPYPRQTLMEVLVAHREAPIPSLSKARPDVPVEVDMVFQRMMAKRPEDRYQRMEEVIEALEHCLAVCRAGVPAGGGGELSISAWLARLSQRQEGAAEDETAVGMAEATPRKVGSWPRMRGISAQSARKWQDWLSSQSLFIWGGVVVGCLILLGILAVVLRPGRSSGTSGEARRPVARPAARSSERVAGPQPQPTLPVWQEELEKVEGEVQGYLAGQEYGRALAAYQQLADRYQDLELAQVVQERKAKVEEAASQAVQAAEEQARQLLAEKKFVGARVVLLPVMERFGIPALAEKAQGLLKEIEAAEKATDEMAQASASKEPASPGQMPAGESKPQETASAGRERPAIEMAWEKVAGLLREWEDREAEFTRATAGVEEKVRQWDFAGALAEAEKIQLSDPALAVRWEVRREELSWLVEWKGRIMEKINGSSGRLRKSDLGLRGLGGEVVAADEEKITCRLLGEKTETLAWQELGSQAPRKLASLVLDPARPEDLLKAAVFLVSMGESGEATRYFVEAEKKGLSVRKHLELASYPLLRDLVEQLRKKEYPAARLALDRLEKEPALAEWRSQHQELLQGIEAVLAAAQREAEAEKLYAEAVKLYKEQELHDVKPLVEQLRTQYADTTVVFDTARQPPLSELEKATANLGRRITVRQDGKGDFRTIQAAIDAAQTGDLVEIQDSGIYSEAVKIPNTKSNITLAGRKKCWPLLLSMEPNSVVGNLLTIEGPDVTIRRLLVVNRGASGRTPCAIKGSCKLENLVVVGSIRDGDWVVLNSCLIIGDIGSIGAILKIPFW encoded by the coding sequence ATGCCGTTGTTACCCGCCGTCCAGAGCGCGAATGACCAGGGGCTGGTTGACGAGGGGGGACTTGTCATGGTGACGGGCGAGCAGTTCTGGCAGTCTCTTCAAGCGAGTGGGCTTTTCTCTTCGGAAGATCTGGAGCGGTATCGCAACCGGTGGTTTAAAGAGGGCCTTCCCGACTCCGGCGAGGAGCTCGCGCGGGAACTGGTCCGACACGGGGTGCTGACATCTTTTCAGGCCGGGTGTCTCTTGCGGGGAAAAACGAAATTCCTGGTGCTGGGGGAATATGAGATTTTGGACCAGCTTGGCAAGGGCGGCATGGGGGTTGTCTTCAAGGCCCGGCATCGGCGGATGGAGCGGGTGGTGGCCCTCAAGACCTTGCCGCCGCAGGCGATGAAAGACCCGGAGTCGGTGCAGCGGTTTTATCGGGAGGTGAAGGCGGCGGCCCGGCTGAGCCATCCCAACATTGTGACGGCCTACGACGCGGGGGAGCAACATGGGATTCACTATCTGGTGATGGAGTATGTGGACGGTCAGGACCTGGCAAGCCTGGTCAAAGAGCATGGGCCGATGCCTCTGGAGGAGGCCCTGGAGTGTGTGCTTCAGGCGGCGCGGGGCCTGGCGTATGCCCACAGTCAGGGGGTGATCCATCGGGACATCAAGCCGAGCAATTTGCTGGTGGATCGTTCGGGGGTGGTGAAGATCTTGGACATGGGGCTGGCCCGGCTGATGTTCGACCCGGCCAAGGACGGGGTGACGGGGGACCAGTTGACGGCGACGGGGCAGGTGATGGGGACGTGCGACTACATGGCCCCGGAGCAGGCGGTGAGCACGCATCGGGTGGATGGGCGGGCGGACATCTATTCGTTGGGGTGCACGCTGTACCGGTTGTTGACGGGCGAGCCGCCATATCCGCGGCAGACACTAATGGAGGTGCTGGTGGCACATCGGGAGGCGCCAATTCCCTCGCTGAGCAAGGCCCGGCCGGACGTCCCGGTCGAGGTGGACATGGTGTTTCAGCGGATGATGGCAAAACGCCCGGAGGACCGGTATCAGAGGATGGAGGAGGTGATCGAGGCGTTGGAGCATTGTTTGGCGGTGTGTCGGGCGGGGGTACCTGCGGGGGGTGGGGGTGAGCTTTCGATCAGTGCCTGGCTGGCAAGGCTTTCCCAGCGGCAGGAGGGGGCGGCGGAGGATGAGACGGCGGTGGGAATGGCCGAGGCAACGCCGCGGAAGGTGGGGTCGTGGCCGCGGATGCGGGGCATTTCTGCACAGTCGGCCAGGAAGTGGCAGGATTGGCTTTCATCTCAGTCGCTGTTTATCTGGGGAGGGGTGGTGGTAGGGTGTTTGATTTTGCTGGGCATTCTGGCGGTGGTCCTGCGTCCAGGGCGGTCGTCAGGGACTTCGGGGGAAGCACGAAGACCAGTAGCTCGGCCTGCGGCAAGAAGTTCCGAGAGGGTGGCGGGTCCGCAGCCTCAGCCGACTCTTCCGGTGTGGCAGGAGGAGCTGGAGAAGGTGGAGGGTGAAGTCCAGGGGTATTTGGCGGGGCAAGAGTACGGGAGGGCTTTGGCGGCGTATCAGCAGCTGGCGGATCGGTATCAGGACCTGGAGCTGGCCCAAGTGGTCCAGGAGCGGAAGGCGAAGGTGGAGGAGGCGGCATCACAGGCAGTGCAGGCCGCGGAAGAGCAGGCCCGGCAACTGCTGGCCGAGAAGAAGTTTGTCGGGGCACGGGTGGTGCTCTTGCCGGTTATGGAGCGATTCGGGATACCGGCCCTGGCCGAGAAAGCGCAGGGATTGCTGAAAGAGATTGAGGCGGCAGAGAAGGCTACCGACGAAATGGCCCAGGCCTCTGCTTCGAAGGAGCCAGCGAGTCCAGGTCAGATGCCTGCTGGAGAGTCGAAGCCACAAGAGACAGCGAGTGCTGGCAGGGAACGTCCGGCAATTGAGATGGCCTGGGAGAAAGTGGCGGGATTATTGCGGGAGTGGGAGGATCGTGAGGCCGAGTTCACGCGAGCAACGGCGGGGGTGGAGGAGAAGGTCCGTCAGTGGGATTTTGCGGGGGCGTTAGCGGAGGCAGAGAAGATCCAGTTGAGTGATCCGGCTTTAGCGGTCCGCTGGGAGGTTCGGCGGGAGGAGTTAAGCTGGCTGGTGGAGTGGAAGGGGCGGATCATGGAGAAGATCAACGGCTCTTCGGGGCGATTGCGGAAGAGCGATTTGGGCTTGCGGGGGCTGGGTGGGGAGGTGGTGGCAGCCGATGAGGAGAAGATCACCTGTCGCTTGCTTGGCGAGAAGACGGAGACGTTGGCCTGGCAGGAGTTGGGCTCGCAGGCGCCGAGGAAGCTGGCAAGTCTCGTGCTGGACCCGGCCAGGCCGGAGGACCTTCTGAAGGCGGCCGTGTTTTTGGTGTCGATGGGCGAATCTGGGGAGGCCACCCGGTATTTTGTGGAGGCCGAGAAGAAGGGGCTTTCGGTGCGGAAGCACCTGGAACTGGCCAGCTATCCGCTGCTGAGGGACCTGGTGGAGCAGTTGCGAAAGAAGGAGTACCCGGCGGCCCGATTGGCTTTGGATCGACTGGAAAAGGAACCGGCCCTGGCCGAGTGGCGCAGCCAGCATCAAGAGCTTTTGCAGGGGATTGAGGCGGTCCTGGCCGCTGCCCAGCGGGAGGCCGAGGCAGAAAAACTCTACGCCGAGGCGGTCAAGCTCTATAAGGAGCAGGAGCTTCACGACGTGAAACCGTTGGTGGAACAACTGCGGACGCAATACGCGGACACCACGGTAGTTTTCGATACCGCTCGCCAACCGCCGCTTTCAGAGTTGGAAAAGGCCACAGCCAATTTAGGCCGCCGGATTACGGTGCGTCAGGACGGCAAAGGGGACTTCCGCACTATCCAGGCCGCCATTGATGCAGCCCAAACTGGTGACTTGGTAGAAATCCAAGACTCCGGAATATATAGCGAGGCGGTAAAGATTCCGAATACCAAATCGAATATTACCCTAGCGGGCCGGAAAAAGTGCTGGCCTCTGCTCCTTTCCATGGAACCTAACAGTGTCGTGGGAAATCTACTTACTATTGAGGGTCCAGATGTCACGATTCGGAGACTGTTGGTGGTTAATCGAGGAGCATCAGGCCGCACGCCGTGTGCTATTAAGGGAAGCTGTAAATTAGAAAATTTGGTAGTGGTTGGAAGCATCCGTGATGGTGACTGGGTGGTACTAAATTCATGTTTGATAATAGGAGATATTGGCAGCATAGGAGCCATTTTAAAAATACCGTTCTGGTAG
- the purM gene encoding phosphoribosylformylglycinamidine cyclo-ligase — MAKATYKSAGVDLDLYRQAMARIPHLLRRTMTPRTIDLPNGFAGLFRLDFPWPLFARRYQDPVLVACTDGVGTKLKVASLAGVYNTVGIDLVAMSVNDALCCGAEPLFFLDYVAMPKDDPPLLEKLLEGIVEGCRQADCALLGGETAILPDLYQPGDFDLAGFCVGVVESRSVITGQTITPGDTVLGLASTGFHSNGYSLIRKVVFEMAGLKVGDFIPELGMTVGQALLTPTRIYVRPIRAVLRYYRVKTVVHGIAHITGGGIRENLSRIVPAGVRIVLDKSAWPVPAVFPWVQRLGDIDDEEMENVFNLGLGMILVVSSYYATSIRHQLEDQGVPCWEIGRAEAAEASGVVWAGKSS, encoded by the coding sequence ATGGCGAAGGCAACATATAAATCCGCGGGTGTGGACCTGGACCTGTATCGCCAGGCGATGGCCCGAATCCCACACCTCCTGCGAAGGACGATGACACCGCGGACCATCGATTTGCCCAATGGTTTCGCGGGGTTGTTCCGTCTGGACTTTCCCTGGCCCCTGTTTGCACGGCGGTATCAGGATCCCGTTCTTGTCGCCTGCACGGACGGAGTCGGCACCAAGCTCAAGGTTGCGTCCCTGGCAGGCGTTTACAATACGGTGGGGATTGATCTTGTGGCCATGAGCGTCAACGACGCGTTATGTTGCGGTGCTGAGCCGCTCTTCTTTCTGGATTATGTGGCCATGCCCAAGGACGATCCGCCGCTTCTGGAAAAGCTGCTGGAGGGCATTGTGGAAGGGTGTCGCCAGGCGGATTGTGCCCTTCTGGGCGGGGAGACAGCGATCCTTCCAGACCTGTATCAGCCGGGTGATTTCGATCTGGCTGGCTTTTGCGTGGGGGTGGTGGAGAGTCGTTCCGTCATCACCGGACAGACTATCACCCCAGGTGATACCGTGTTGGGACTGGCCTCCACCGGCTTTCATTCCAACGGATACAGCCTCATTCGCAAGGTGGTGTTTGAAATGGCCGGACTGAAGGTGGGGGACTTTATTCCGGAATTGGGCATGACCGTGGGCCAAGCACTGCTTACACCGACGCGCATTTACGTCCGGCCAATCCGAGCCGTGTTGCGGTACTATCGGGTTAAGACGGTAGTTCATGGGATTGCCCATATCACTGGTGGCGGCATTCGCGAAAACCTGTCGCGAATCGTGCCGGCGGGCGTGCGGATCGTTTTGGACAAATCCGCCTGGCCGGTGCCCGCCGTTTTTCCCTGGGTGCAGCGGCTCGGGGATATCGATGACGAGGAAATGGAAAATGTTTTTAATCTTGGGCTGGGTATGATCCTCGTCGTCAGCAGTTACTATGCAACCAGTATCCGCCATCAGCTTGAAGACCAGGGCGTTCCCTGCTGGGAAATCGGCCGGGCAGAGGCAGCCGAGGCAAGCGGGGTGGTGTGGGCGGGAAAGTCATCGTAA
- a CDS encoding AAA family ATPase → MRLRQIDIERFGIWRDWSSGELPSGLAVFFGPNETGKSTLLEFLRGMFFGFQQRNSFASADDPVLAGRLVCEHQDTVFQVYRRWTPSRGEVIEVFDGNQNSPAEETLRLLCPLDETTFNAIFAVNLEDIAYLRTLETAATGELLYDLSLGIDRAVLGRVLARLQEQAEANRQGEILEELLEERDRLERELQEAPRTAVRFARLLAARKTAEQQCARAEEALAEWREKCQTWEALRQFLPLWEERCLVEKELREVGPLVGVPEVFFRRVAHLRKRLRAAKEALKQLKEQHSQVKTRLSKITINEALLAHATEFEALRPIRNDLVNLRTTLNVLQAEQDRLDRELESLQSRLGAKTLDWPVNWSWGDVRRAITQWERLGQRIQTEEQKLATDRATKDRLAEQLRQKLEIFHAANVPTALDERSRQATHLRKLAQLREQLASLDNRQRELRAERLAVMKEALLPGRTWLFVAVPFVLGLALVLLSLLTLAIFPVSGLGWSGVLLGAVLVGAGVAVKLHGERLHRSRADAILQEWEALRADRERLTEQVSGLEMAITSAPTHLPRELPALENEIRELESLGLLQTQLDHLAQQIAEAERELAELRAQLEEAARGVAAFFGQQGLPLPENPSAAGMALQTLRQYCRLYSRWESVHKRRLSLLRQHETWSTRLQQLAQVAGLQPPDSSPELLLDMLLAAYDEAIAHAREKKQLLREGRAVLKDLQRQQKTVRKLQMALKRHIRHFRRRTGFSDSLGRAHHQWRKGQELQQKYEQITTELRQAVKGVSSRLGAGEKLEDLFVGLESRYQEALAKVEEYSGQVTSCRQVLERLTAEIETLARDRRIEEKRLALATLDYRLGPGLIRERLPRLVLFLFEKVRQHYEHERQPRILQKASRFLEAMTEGRYRRVWTPVAERVLLTEDHSGNLRRVDELSRGTREQLFLSLRLALASDWAARGVQLPLILDDVLVNFDQDRVRAACRTLAEFAGPRQQILLLTCHEHITNVCHNLGIPVTNLTSSTVLGKSARRPQRSPTRSHSTPIHEAAPARETSSNPVSLSSVPDAGGMTDPTGTPLAGDPLPESTSQGDSTSKEEPEVDQAEQQRPLDSSTDPLDATKNPWPVPVADSWFFVPDPYPEDRTASTAADLNTGETSEPPIPAARRSRVRKARAA, encoded by the coding sequence ATGAGACTCCGCCAGATCGACATCGAGCGGTTTGGAATCTGGCGTGATTGGTCCAGCGGGGAGTTGCCCTCTGGACTGGCCGTGTTTTTCGGCCCCAACGAGACGGGCAAGTCCACCCTGCTGGAATTTCTGCGGGGTATGTTCTTCGGTTTTCAACAACGAAACAGTTTTGCCTCGGCCGACGATCCGGTGCTTGCGGGACGACTGGTGTGTGAGCATCAGGACACTGTCTTCCAGGTCTACCGGCGGTGGACACCCAGCCGTGGTGAGGTCATCGAGGTCTTTGACGGCAACCAAAATAGCCCGGCCGAGGAGACGCTCCGTCTTCTGTGCCCTCTCGACGAGACCACGTTCAACGCCATTTTCGCGGTCAATCTGGAAGACATAGCCTATCTTCGAACGCTCGAGACTGCGGCCACGGGTGAACTCCTCTACGACCTGAGTTTGGGGATTGACCGAGCCGTTTTGGGGCGAGTCCTTGCGCGTTTACAGGAACAGGCTGAGGCAAACCGGCAGGGTGAAATTCTCGAGGAGTTGCTGGAGGAGCGGGATCGGCTGGAACGGGAACTGCAAGAGGCTCCCAGGACGGCAGTTCGGTTTGCGCGACTTCTCGCCGCGCGAAAGACAGCGGAGCAGCAGTGCGCCAGGGCAGAAGAAGCCCTCGCGGAGTGGCGCGAGAAATGCCAGACATGGGAAGCGCTTCGGCAATTCCTGCCATTGTGGGAGGAACGCTGTCTCGTGGAGAAGGAACTCCGCGAGGTGGGACCCCTGGTCGGTGTTCCTGAGGTTTTTTTCCGGCGCGTGGCCCACCTGCGCAAAAGGCTGCGCGCCGCCAAAGAGGCCTTAAAACAGCTCAAGGAGCAGCACTCCCAGGTAAAAACTCGGCTGAGCAAAATCACAATCAACGAGGCACTCCTGGCCCACGCCACCGAATTCGAGGCCCTCCGGCCCATCCGAAACGACCTCGTCAATCTCCGGACGACGTTGAACGTTCTGCAAGCGGAGCAGGATCGTCTCGACCGGGAACTGGAGAGTCTCCAAAGTCGCCTTGGTGCGAAGACCCTGGACTGGCCCGTAAATTGGTCATGGGGCGACGTTCGGCGCGCCATAACTCAGTGGGAGCGGCTTGGCCAGCGAATCCAGACGGAAGAGCAAAAACTTGCCACCGACCGGGCGACAAAAGATCGCCTAGCAGAACAATTGCGGCAGAAGCTCGAAATCTTTCATGCGGCAAACGTCCCGACGGCCCTCGACGAACGCAGTCGCCAGGCCACGCATCTTCGAAAGCTGGCCCAGCTCAGAGAGCAGCTTGCCTCCTTAGATAACCGGCAGAGGGAGCTTCGCGCGGAACGGCTCGCCGTCATGAAAGAAGCCCTACTTCCAGGGCGAACCTGGTTGTTTGTGGCGGTTCCCTTTGTGCTGGGGCTGGCCCTCGTTCTGCTGTCCCTGCTGACGCTTGCCATATTTCCGGTGAGTGGTTTGGGCTGGAGCGGTGTGCTGCTCGGTGCCGTTCTGGTCGGTGCAGGAGTCGCCGTCAAGCTTCACGGCGAGCGTCTCCACCGCTCTCGCGCCGATGCGATCCTGCAAGAATGGGAAGCCCTTCGGGCGGATCGCGAGCGTCTCACGGAGCAGGTTTCTGGTTTGGAAATGGCGATCACATCAGCGCCCACCCATTTGCCGCGGGAGCTTCCTGCACTGGAAAACGAGATTCGCGAGCTTGAGTCCTTGGGCCTGCTTCAAACGCAACTTGATCATTTAGCCCAGCAAATCGCGGAAGCAGAGCGAGAGCTCGCCGAGCTACGGGCCCAATTGGAGGAAGCTGCTCGTGGCGTGGCAGCTTTCTTTGGCCAGCAAGGACTTCCTTTACCGGAGAACCCTTCCGCTGCCGGGATGGCACTCCAAACGCTCCGGCAGTATTGCCGACTTTATTCGCGCTGGGAATCGGTCCACAAACGGCGATTGTCGCTACTTCGACAGCATGAGACATGGTCCACTCGCCTGCAGCAACTCGCGCAGGTTGCCGGACTTCAGCCGCCGGATAGTTCCCCGGAGCTCCTCCTCGACATGCTGCTGGCCGCTTACGATGAAGCGATCGCCCATGCCCGCGAGAAAAAACAACTTCTTCGCGAAGGGCGGGCTGTATTAAAAGATCTTCAGCGTCAACAGAAAACTGTGCGAAAATTACAGATGGCCTTGAAGCGGCACATCCGCCATTTCAGGCGTCGCACGGGCTTCTCCGATTCGCTGGGCAGGGCCCATCATCAATGGCGAAAGGGCCAGGAGCTTCAGCAGAAGTACGAACAAATCACCACTGAGCTCCGGCAGGCGGTCAAGGGCGTGTCATCACGCCTCGGAGCAGGGGAAAAGCTTGAAGATCTCTTCGTTGGTTTGGAATCGCGCTATCAGGAAGCACTGGCCAAAGTAGAAGAATACAGTGGTCAGGTGACGTCCTGTCGCCAGGTGCTGGAGCGATTGACGGCGGAAATCGAGACACTGGCCCGCGACCGCCGCATCGAGGAAAAACGCCTGGCTTTGGCGACTCTCGATTATAGGCTCGGCCCTGGCCTCATTCGCGAGCGATTGCCCCGGCTGGTGCTTTTCCTCTTTGAAAAAGTTCGCCAGCACTACGAGCACGAACGGCAACCCCGCATCCTGCAAAAAGCCTCCAGGTTCCTGGAAGCGATGACAGAGGGCCGTTACCGCCGCGTTTGGACGCCCGTTGCCGAGCGTGTGCTCCTCACCGAAGATCATTCCGGAAACCTCCGCCGTGTGGACGAGCTTTCCCGTGGTACCCGAGAACAACTTTTCCTCTCCCTACGCTTGGCTCTGGCCAGTGATTGGGCGGCTCGCGGAGTCCAACTGCCGCTCATCCTCGATGACGTCCTGGTGAATTTTGATCAGGACCGAGTTCGGGCGGCCTGTCGAACGCTGGCTGAGTTCGCCGGACCTCGCCAGCAAATCCTCCTGCTAACCTGTCACGAGCATATTACAAACGTCTGCCACAACCTGGGCATTCCAGTGACGAATCTGACGTCATCGACGGTTCTCGGCAAGTCCGCGCGTAGACCTCAGCGCTCGCCGACGCGATCGCATTCCACGCCGATCCACGAGGCTGCACCGGCCCGGGAGACTTCGTCCAACCCCGTTTCGTTGTCCAGTGTCCCCGATGCCGGGGGAATGACTGATCCTACCGGGACGCCTCTGGCCGGGGACCCACTACCCGAAAGCACCTCCCAGGGCGATTCCACCTCTAAAGAAGAGCCAGAAGTCGATCAGGCCGAGCAACAGAGACCGCTCGACTCAAGCACCGATCCCCTCGATGCCACTAAGAATCCCTGGCCTGTGCCCGTTGCGGATTCCTGGTTTTTTGTGCCCGATCCTTATCCCGAGGATAGGACGGCTTCCACGGCTGCCGACCTGAACACCGGCGAAACCTCGGAACCACCCATCCCTGCCGCCCGACGTTCTCGAGTTCGAAAGGCTCGCGCCGCCTGA
- the yidD gene encoding membrane protein insertion efficiency factor YidD, with amino-acid sequence MDQSFGREYRIRKQREIDRVFARRCSVADEQLVIYGCENDLPHPRLAISVSRKLGKPVFRNRWKRLIREVFRQRKADIPSGIDYIVIPRKGIEPDFHELWYRIPSLMKQLGRRLKRTSGSKEEPSRQRSRAGASRQEVSRNLPNDQPTSPLPPKSGPDTGEASRSGSLSSATAFDFGDTLFAGLDRARTALLDDQVGDQAACGLLSCNGRMSTWGKIICPIGWTIRAVYLCVNWVLAGVLIAIVSLYRWTISPMLGRCCRFEPSCSLYFIQAVQKYGAFIGTWKGVCRILRCHPWHPGGYDPP; translated from the coding sequence GTGGATCAGAGTTTCGGTCGGGAATACCGCATCCGTAAACAGCGAGAAATCGATCGGGTCTTTGCCCGCCGGTGCTCCGTGGCTGACGAGCAGCTAGTCATTTACGGGTGCGAAAACGATCTGCCCCATCCCCGGCTGGCAATTTCCGTATCCCGCAAGCTCGGCAAACCGGTTTTTCGCAATCGCTGGAAGCGGCTCATTCGGGAGGTCTTTCGGCAACGAAAGGCGGATATCCCGTCCGGCATCGACTACATCGTCATTCCCAGAAAAGGGATCGAACCCGACTTTCACGAGCTGTGGTATCGCATACCCTCCCTCATGAAACAGCTTGGCCGGCGATTAAAGCGCACTAGTGGATCAAAAGAGGAGCCCAGCCGCCAGCGTTCACGAGCAGGTGCATCAAGGCAGGAGGTCAGCAGAAACTTACCGAATGACCAACCGACGTCCCCACTGCCGCCCAAATCTGGACCTGACACCGGCGAGGCTTCCCGTTCCGGCAGCCTGAGTTCCGCAACTGCCTTTGATTTCGGCGATACCCTCTTTGCTGGGCTGGATCGAGCGAGGACCGCGCTTTTAGATGATCAGGTTGGCGATCAAGCGGCGTGCGGCCTCCTGTCTTGCAACGGTCGGATGTCAACGTGGGGAAAAATTATTTGTCCTATTGGGTGGACGATCAGGGCGGTTTACCTCTGCGTCAATTGGGTGCTGGCCGGTGTTCTGATCGCGATCGTCTCACTTTATCGATGGACGATCAGTCCGATGCTTGGCCGATGTTGCCGCTTTGAGCCGAGCTGTTCGCTCTATTTCATTCAGGCCGTGCAAAAGTACGGGGCGTTCATCGGGACGTGGAAAGGAGTCTGTCGGATCCTGCGCTGTCATCCCTGGCATCCCGGCGGGTACGATCCCCCCTAA